The proteins below come from a single Streptococcus canis genomic window:
- a CDS encoding VirD4-like conjugal transfer protein, CD1115 family produces the protein MYSKHKALVFGILGLAFGYFCHRLTLLYDSLTNAPPMDRLAYLLGEGLNQVFNPLWLFSFTQKSLLAFILGVLTMTLVYLYVSTGQKVNREGEEYGSARFGTSKEKRNFYSKNPFNDTILARDVRLTLLEKKKPQFDRNKNLIVIGGSGAGKTFRFVKPNLIQLNCSNIVVDPKDHLAEKTGKLFLENGYQVKILDLVNMTNSDGFNPFRYVETENDLNRMLTVYFNNTKGNGSRSDPFWDEASMTLVRAIASYLVDFYNPPGSSKQEQEARRKRGRYPAFSDIGKLIKLLSKGDNQDKSVLEVMFETYAKTYGTENFTMRNWADFQNYKDKTLDSVIAVTTAKFALFNIQSVIDLTKRDTLDLKTWGTQKTMVYLVIPDNDTTFRFLSALFFSTVFSTLTRQADVDFKGQLPIHVRSYLDEFANVGVIPDFAEQTSTVRSRNMSLVPILQNIAQLQGLYKEKEAWKTILGNCDSLLYLGGNDEETFKFMSGLLGKQTIDVRSTSRSYGQTGSGSTSHQKIARDLITPDEVGNMKRDECLVRIAGVPVFKEKKFFPLKHKNWKYLANKESDERWWHYHIDPLKTEEVPFEPSDHKVRDLSTESTLH, from the coding sequence ATGTATTCCAAACATAAAGCTTTGGTCTTTGGAATCTTGGGTCTCGCCTTTGGCTATTTCTGCCACCGTCTAACCCTACTCTATGATAGTTTAACTAATGCCCCACCTATGGACCGTTTAGCTTACCTTTTAGGAGAGGGGCTAAATCAAGTCTTCAATCCTTTATGGCTGTTTTCCTTTACTCAAAAATCTCTTCTTGCCTTTATTCTTGGGGTTTTAACGATGACACTAGTCTATCTTTATGTTTCGACAGGACAGAAGGTCAATCGAGAAGGGGAAGAATACGGTTCTGCACGATTTGGGACCAGTAAGGAAAAGCGGAACTTTTACAGTAAGAATCCTTTCAATGACACGATTTTGGCTCGTGATGTCCGTCTGACCTTGTTGGAAAAAAAGAAGCCACAGTTTGACAGAAATAAGAATCTAATCGTTATTGGTGGTTCTGGTGCAGGTAAGACCTTTCGCTTTGTCAAACCCAATCTGATACAGCTTAACTGTTCTAACATTGTCGTTGACCCAAAGGACCACTTAGCAGAAAAAACAGGAAAACTCTTTTTAGAAAATGGCTATCAGGTCAAGATTTTAGACCTGGTTAATATGACCAATTCAGATGGTTTTAATCCCTTTCGCTATGTAGAAACTGAGAATGATTTGAACCGCATGTTAACGGTCTATTTTAATAATACCAAGGGAAATGGTTCTCGCAGTGATCCTTTTTGGGACGAGGCTTCCATGACTTTGGTGCGAGCCATCGCTTCTTACTTGGTAGATTTTTACAATCCTCCAGGTAGTTCAAAACAAGAACAGGAGGCAAGAAGAAAGCGTGGCCGCTATCCAGCTTTTTCTGATATTGGAAAACTCATCAAGCTCTTATCTAAGGGTGACAATCAGGACAAAAGTGTGCTAGAAGTGATGTTTGAGACCTATGCCAAGACATATGGGACAGAAAACTTCACCATGCGTAACTGGGCAGACTTCCAAAACTACAAGGATAAGACCTTGGATTCGGTGATTGCCGTAACAACGGCTAAGTTTGCCCTCTTTAATATCCAATCTGTCATTGATTTAACCAAACGTGACACCTTGGACTTAAAGACATGGGGAACGCAGAAGACTATGGTCTATCTTGTCATTCCAGATAATGATACTACCTTTCGCTTTCTCTCTGCCCTCTTTTTCTCCACGGTTTTCTCCACCTTGACCAGACAGGCTGATGTGGATTTTAAAGGGCAACTGCCTATTCATGTTAGAAGCTATCTGGATGAGTTTGCCAATGTGGGAGTAATACCAGACTTTGCCGAACAAACCTCAACAGTTCGCTCTAGGAACATGAGTTTAGTACCCATCTTGCAAAATATTGCCCAACTCCAAGGACTTTATAAGGAAAAAGAGGCTTGGAAAACCATACTGGGAAACTGCGACAGTCTCCTCTATTTAGGTGGAAATGATGAAGAAACCTTCAAGTTCATGAGTGGACTTCTAGGCAAACAAACTATCGATGTCAGAAGTACCAGTCGGTCGTATGGCCAAACAGGGTCTGGGTCAACCTCTCATCAAAAAATTGCAAGGGATCTCATAACCCCTGATGAAGTGGGAAACATGAAACGTGATGAGTGCTTGGTGAGAATAGCAGGAGTTCCTGTTTTTAAGGAGAAAAAGTTCTTCCCATTGAAACACAAAAACTGGAAATACCTGGCGAATAAGGAGTCAGATGAACGTTGGTGGCATTACCACATTGACCCCCTCAAAACAGAGGAAGTTCCGTTTGAACCCTCAGACCACAAGGTTAGGGATTTAAGCACAGAAAGCACACTACACTAA